The genomic stretch GTGCCGCACCAGCTCGTTCATGAGAGTGTACCAGTCCCTGAGAATGACGCCCGGCTCGGGCCGCGGCTGGGCCAGCGCCCCCAGGCTCGCGACACACCACAGCAGCACCGCCGCAGCGAGCGCGGCAATCCGGCGACCACCCATTGTTCCCCCCCGAACCCTCCTGGCCGGCGTGCTTGTTCGCCGCGCCGTCCTCCTGCGGTTCTATTTCAACTCGGCAAGTGGTCTCTGGTCAATGCCTCCGCCAAAAGTCGGGATTGACGGAAAGATGCATAATTATCCGCGACCAACGGGATGCAGATTGACTTGCTTCGACGCCTGATGCAGCGTTGCGGCGCGTACCTCACAGGCAAATCGTCACAAGAAGCTGCGGAACGACGGCGTGGTTTGTCTGGCCAGTGGACGCGTGTGCGCCGGTTCCGCACGGAGTCTGGGAGGGCTCTGCGATGAAGTTCAAGATTCTTACGCTGCTTGCTGGTGCGGTGCTGATCACCGCCAGTTCGACTGCGGTCATGGCCGCGGGCAAGACTATCGCCGTATCGTGGAAGACTTTCCAGGAAGAGCGCTGGAAGACCGACGAAGCGGCGATCAAAAAAGTGGTCAAGGCCGCCGGCGATACTTACCTCTCGACCGACGCGCAAGGCTCGGCCCAGAAGCAGGCCGCCGACATCGAAAGCCTGATCTCGCAGAAGCCCGACGTGATCCTCGTGGTCGCCTACGACTCCGACGCCATCCTGCCCTCGATCCAGAAGATCAGCGACGCCGGCATCAAGTCGATCGCCTATGACGTGCAGTTCGAGGATCCGAACGCGCTCTACATCACCTTCGACAATGTCGGCGTCGGCCGCATTATGGCGCAGGAAACGCTGAAGGTGAAACCCGAAGGCCGCTATGCCTTCATCAAGGGCGACAAGGGCGATCCGAACGCCACCTTCCTGTTCCAGGGCATGCAGGAGGTGCTCAAGGACGCGCTTGCCAGCGGCAAGGTCACCAATGTCTGCGAGACCTTCACCGACGGCTGGAAGCCGGACAATGCCCAGAAGAACATGGAGCAGTGCCTGACCTCCACCAATAACGGCGTCGACGCAGTGCTGTCCGAGAACGACGGCATGGCCTCGGGCGTCGTCGCCGCCCTCGAAGCGCAGGGCATGGCCGGCTCGGTGCCGGTCACCGGCCAGGACGGCGATCTTGCCGCTATCAACCGTGTGGCGCTCGGCACCCAGCTGGTGTCGATCTGGAAGAACTCGATCGACCTCGGCACTACCGCCGCCAACGCGGCGATCGCCCTGGCCGACGGCACCGACCCGACGGCCATTCCCGGCGTCGCCAAGTTCAACGGGGGCAAGAACAAGGTGGAGATGAACGCCATCCTCCTGGCCCCCACCCCGATCACCAAGGACAATATCCAGGTGGCGATCGACGCCGGCCACATCACCAAGGAACAGGCCTGCGCCGGCGTGGCCGCCGGCTCGGTCCCGGCCTGCAACTGACCGGTCCGGCCTGAGCTGGAGACCTAGCGGCCGCGTCGCCCCACCGGGTGGCGCGGCCTTCTCGTCGGCGCCCGCCGCGGCGCGACACTTGCAATGGGCGGGGTTCGAACCCCGGCGGCCGTATCGCTCGGCCGGAGGTTGGGATGGCAGAACAATCAAGTAACGCTGGCCCCACGACCAGCAATGAGGGGCCGATCGCGCGTCTGATCCGCGCCGCCGAGATCGATACCCGCATGCTCGGCATGCTCGCCGCCATGCTGGTGATCTGGGTCGGCTTCGACGTCATCAGCGCGATCCTCAGGCCCGGTGGCGGCGGCCTGTTCGGCGGCTCTTTCCTCACCTCGCGCAATCTCTGGATCCTGCTGGTGCAGACCTCGGTGATCGCGGTGATGACTACCGGCATGGTGCTGGTGATCGTCCTGCGCCAGATCGACCTCAGCGTCGGCTCGATGCTGTCCATTGTGGCAATGGCAACCGGCGTGCTGCAGGTGTTCGATCTCGGCCCGCTGCTCGGCGTCGGGCACCCGGCGATCTGGATCATTGCCGTGGTATTCGCCATTCTGCTCGGCGCGGCCATCGGCGCCTTCAACGGCATCCTCATCGCCTATGGGCAGATCCCGAGCTTCATCGTCACCCTGGGCGGGCTGATCGCCTTCAGCGGCGCAGCCTTCCTCATTGCCAGCGGCGTCACGGTGGCGCCGATGGACAAGACCTTCAAGCTGATCGGCGGCAACGGTCCGGCCGCCTCTATCGGCCCGCTCTGGAGCTGGGCGCTGGCCGCCGTCGCCTGTGTCGGCATCGGTGTGGCGATCGTCGCCGGGCGGCGCCGACGCCTCAAGTTCAGCTTCAAGGCCAAGCCGGTCTGGGCCGAGGTGCTGAGCGTCGTGGTCGGCTGCGCCGCGGTGCTCGGCACCACCGCAGTGGTCAATTCCTATCTCTATCCGCCGCGCGTCGCCGAGCGCTTTGCGCTCGACAACAATATTCCCATTCCGCCCGGCGTCGAGAACAAGGCCGGGCTGGCCATCTGCCAGGCCGCCGACAAGGTCGTCTCCTGCGTCGACGGGCTGACCTTTCAGACCGGTTACCCCATCCCGGTGCTGATCATGCTGGCGGTCGGACTGGTGATGACCTTCGTCGCCCGCCGCACCCGCTTCGGCCGTTACATCTTCGCCACCGGCGGCAACCCCGAAGCGGCCGAGCTCGCCGGCATCAACACCAAGCGGCTGACCGTCATGGTGTTCACCCTGATGGGTGCGTTGGTCGGCATTTCGGCGATCATCGCCTCGGCGCGCCTCGATGCCGCGACCACCGCGCTCGGCACGCTCAACGAACTCTACGTCATCGCCGCGGCGGTGATCGGCGGCACCTCGCTGGCCGGCGGCATTGGCACCATCTATGGCGCCATCCTCGGCGCCCTGCTGATGCAGTCGCTGCAATCGGGCATGGCGCTGCTCAATGTGGATTCCGCCTATACCAACATCGTGGTCGGCATCGTGCTGGTGCTCGCGGTGTTCGTCGACCAGATCTATCGCCGGCGGGTGAAGTGAGGAGGCAGGCATGAGCACCGAGACAGTCGTCACCGACAAGGGCGCGCCGCTGGTCGAGATGCATGACATCTCGATCGCCTTTGGCGGTATCAAGGCCGTCGACCACGCTTCCATCGATCTCAATCCGGGCGAGGTGGTAGGCCTGCTCGGCCACAACGGCGCCGGCAAGTCGACGCTGATCAAGGTGCTGTCGGGCGCCTACAAGCGGGACTCGGGCACCATCCGCATCGACGGCAAGGATGTCGACATCTCCAACCCGCGCGACGCCAAGGCCTTTGGCATCGAGACCATCTACCAGACCCTGGCGCTCGCCGATAATGTCGACGCCACGGCCAATCTCTACCTCGGCCGTGAGCTGCGCACCCGCTGGGGCACTCTCGACGACATCGCCATGGAGGCCGAATGCCGCAAGGTGATGGGCCGCCTCAACCCCAATTTCCGGCGCTTCAAGGAACCGGTGAAGTCGCTTTCGGGCGGCCAGCGCCAATCGGTGGCCATCGCCCGCGCCATCCATTTCAACGCCCGCATCCTGATCATGGACGAGCCGACGGCGGCGCTCGGCCCCCAGGAAACCGCGCAGGTCGGCGAGCTGATCAAGCAGCTCAAGGCGCAGGGCATCGGCATCTTCCTGATCAGCCACGACATCCATGACGTGTTCGACCTCGCCGACCGCGTGACGGTGATGAAGAACGGCCGGGTCGTGGGCACCGCCCGCGTCAAGGACGTCACCAAGGACGAAGTGCTCGGCATGATCATCCTCGGCAAAGTCCCGCCCGGCGCCACCCCCGGGCCCGGCGCGATCAAGGACGCCTAACGAGAGAGCTCCTCCCTCGGGGAAGAGCAATCGCACCTCTGGCGAGCCGGTGCGGGAAGAGTACCCCCCACCCTGTTCCTCCTTACGCCGCCGTCGGTGAATCGTCTTCCACCTAGGGCAGGGCAAATGCATATGGGCACTGACGGTAGTTCGAGTGCCTCCTCCCCTTGTGGGAGAAGGTGGCCGAAGGCCGGATGAGGGGTTCTCTCCGCGTACTCAATCGCCCTTCGCTGCGCTCAGGTCGCGCTACACTTCGTTGCGCGGACCCCTCATCCGCCCTTCGGGCACCTCGCGGCGAGGGCTTTGCCCTCGTCCGCTGACCACAAGGGGAGAAGGCCCTTCGTCCACTGTCAGTGCTCATACGCGATGGCCCTGCCCTTAAGAGCTGGCGATAGCATCGCCCTACCGCGCCGGCGGGCCCGAACTGGCGCGGACGATCAGCCGCGGCTCGAACAGTTCGACCTCGCCCGATGGCGCCGACTTGCTGCGGATTTCCGCCAGCAGCCGGTCGATGGCGCGCTGCGCCATCTGCTCGACCGGCGCCGCCACCACGGTGGGGGGCGGGTTCATGATATTGGCGAAGTCGAAATCGTCGATGCCGACGACGGAAATGTCAGCCGGGACCTTGAGCCCCACCTGCTGCACCGCGTTGAGCACGCCCAGCGTCATCATGTTGGAAAGCGCGAAAATCGCCGTCGGCGGGTCGGGCTCGCCGAGCAGGCGCAACGTCGACTCGTGCGCGGTGGCCTGGTCGAAGCGGCCGTCGATCAGCAGCCGCTGCTCCACTGCCAGCCCGTGCGCCGCATGGGCGGCGAAATAGCCGCGCATGCGATCCTCGCCGGTGACGATATTAGGCCGGCCGGTGGTCACCGCGATGCGCCGGTGCCCCAGCCCGATCAGGTGATCGGTGGCGAGCCGGCCGGCGGTGACGTTGTCGAGCTTGACCACGTCATAGGGCAGCCCGGTGACGAAGCTGTCGAGCAGCACGGTGGGCACATGGATCTGCTCGGCGAGGCGCGCCCCATGCTCGGCGTCGGAGCGGGTGGGAATGATGATCAGGCCGGCGACGCGCTGCATGCGCATCATCTCGAGGATCTGCCGCTCGCGATCGTAATCCTCGCTGGTCGAATAGACCGCATCCATGTAGCCGGCCTCGAGGCAGGCCGATTCCACCACCTTGGCGACCTTGGCGAAATGCGGGTTGGTGATATCGGGCAGGATCAGCCCGATCAGCCGCGATTGTCCCATCCTGAGGCTGCGCGCCCCGCCATGCGGCACATAGCCGATCTCGCGCACCGCCGCCTCCACCTTGGCGATCACGTCCTCGCTGACCGGCGCCGAGCGGTTGATCGCCGCCGATGCGGTCGAAATCGCCACCCCCGCCAGGCGGGCCACATCCTTGATGGTGGCCAATCGACCCCCTCCTCCAATCGGCCCTCTTGCCAAGAGCGCATCAAAATGCACTATACGAAACGTTTCGAGTATGCAAATTGCTGCCGCGAAACTGGGGAGCACCCGTTTCGGCGCTTTGCCGGAACCGAAAAACGAAACGTTTCGACCGAGATATCGGCGAGACGGCAATGCGCTGGGGACGGCGCCAAGGGAGGATATCCAATGCTTAAGCTTTCACGGCGCAGCCTGCTGCTGTCGTCTGCCGCTCTCGCCGCCGGCGCCGGTCTCGGGGTCGGGCGCGCCTTCGCCCAGTCGGATGCCACCGCCACCCTGAAGCTGCAGGGCTTTGGCGGCGAGGCGCAACTCGCCGCGATCAACAACGCCATCAAGCGCTTCAACGCCAAATACCCCAACGTCACCGTCGAAGTGGAAATGGACGCCATCTCCACCGGCTGGGGCGACTACGTCACCAAGGTGCTGGGCCAGTTCAACGCCGGCGCCGCCGCCGATGTCTACGGCACCGCCATCGAGACCTTCCAGGCCTTCTCGTCGCGCGGCCTGTGGCTCGGCCTCAACGATTTCGTCGCCGCCAATACCGGCTTCTCCGATTTCGCGCCGAGCCTGTTCGAGCAGGGTTCCTACAAGGGGGAGATCAACTATGTCCCCATTGGCTGGAACAACATCATGATCAACTACAACCGCGACCTGTTCGACAAGGCCGGGGTGGCCTACCCGGCCAATGGCGCCTGGACCTGGGAAGAGTTCCGCGAGGTGGCGAAGAAACTCACCGTCAAGGACGGCTCGGGCAACGTCACCCAGTTCGGCTACGAGGTGCCCAACCAGAACTTCTTCATCCAGCCGTGGTTCTTCTCGAACGGCACCGGCGTCCTCAATGACGACTGGACCGCGTCCAACATGCTCGACCCCAAGGTCGCCGAGTCGCTGCAGTTCCTCTATGACCTGATCCATGTCGACGGCGTCTCGCCCATTCCGGGCAAGGACACCATGGACAACCAGTTCTTCGCCGGCCAGGTGGCGATGATCAGCCGCGGCCACTGGATCGTCGAGAACGCCAAGGCGAACAAGCTCAACATGGATATCGCCAAAGTGCCCTCGAAAGAGAGCGACACCACGGTAATCGGCTTCGGCGGCTACGCCATCAACAAGACCACCGCCAATGCCGATCTCGCCAAGGCGCTGGTCCTCGAGTTGACCAGTGAGGAGACGCAGAAGGAAGAAGGTGAAGGCGGCGGCGGCGTGCCCGGCCGCAAGTCGGCGGCCTCGACCGAAGCCTTCCTCAGCTTCCCGCCCTCGGCCGCGCTCTACTACGAGACCCTGCCGCACACCAAGGCGGTGCCCTCGCCGGCCAACTTCCAGGAAGTCGAGAAGATCTTCATCCGCTACTACACCGCGATGATGTCGGGCGAGACCTCGATCGCCGACGGCGTCAAGCAGGCCGATGCCGAGCTCAACGACTCGTTCGCCCGCCTGAAGCAGCAGATGGGCGGCTGACCGCTCCTCCCCCTCCGTCCGGGCAGCGCCACGAGGCGGGCCCGGACGGGGTTGCGCTGCGCCTGAGCCGGCCGATGATCTCTCAGTCGGTTTGCCTTCTCCCCTTGTGGGAGAAGGTGGCGCGAAGCGCCGGATGAGGGGTCCGCAACCCCTTGGTTGCGCGGCCGGAGCGAAGCGACGGGCGACACAACACGCGGAGAGAACCCCTCATCCGCCCTTCGGGCACCTTCTCCCACAAGGGGAGAAGGCGACAACTCAAGCATTGGCGCACCATGCCGACGACCGCAACTGTACCCAGATCCCGCCGCTCCGAACTGGCCCGCGCCCAGGCGCGCACCGGCTACCTGTTCGTGCTGCCGACGGCGGTGCTCTATCTCACCTTCGTCCTCGCCCCGGTGGTGCTGACCTGCATCCTCGCCTTTGCCTACTACGACCCGATGCTGGGCTCGCGCTGGGTCGGGTTCGACAATTTCGCCCGCTTCTTCTCCAATGGGCGCTCGCTGCAGATCCTTTGGAACACGCTGCGCTTCACCTTCTTCGCGGTGACCTTCAACGTCTCGATCGGGCTGATCCTGGCGCTGGCGCTCAACCGCATGATGCCGAGCTGGCTGCTGTATTTCTTCCGGTTGAGCTTCTTTCTGCCGGTCATCATCGCCGCGGCGTTCGTGTCGATCGTCTGGACCTATTTCTACGGCGACGACCTGGGCGTGATTAACTACTTCCTCCGCGTCGTCGGGCTGCCCGGCGTACGCTGGCTGACCGACGCCAACCAGGCCATGACCTCGATCATCATCATGGACGTCTGGAAGAACACCGGCTTCTTCATGATCATCTTCATCGCCGCGCTGCAGGGCGTGCCCAGGAACATCCTCGAGGCCGCGGTGATGGACGGCACGCCCGCCTGGCGGCAGTTCTTCCGCATCACCCTGCCCTACATCTCGCCGGTGGTGTTCTTCTGCATCGTTTACGCCTCGATCGGCGCGCTGCAGGTGTTCGAATCCATCGTCATCCTGACCCAGGGCGGCCCTGGCGACTCCACCCGCTCGCTTTCCATCCTCATCGTCGAGGAGGGCTTCGGCAGCTTCCAGATCGGCTATGCCGCGGCCATCTCGGTGGTGATGACGGTGCTGATCCTGCTGATCACCGCCCTCCAGCAACTGGTGTCGCGCAAGTGGGTGCAGCAATGAGCGCCGTGCTGCAGACCCAAGCCGCCAAGCGCTGGATCGACTGGGCCATCATCGCCTGCATGGTGCTGCTCGCCATCGGCATGCTGCTGCCGTTCCTGTGGCTGTTCTCGATGTCGTTCCGCCCGGTGGCCGACGCCTACAAGATGCCGCCCAGCTTCCTGCCGCCGAGCCTCGATTTTTCCAACTACCTCGCCGTGCTCAACTCCAAGGTGCCGTTCGTCCGCATCTACATGAACTCGGTGCTGATTGCGCTTCTCGTGACGGTTGGCCAGATGGTCACCTGCACGCTCGCCGCCTTCGCCTTCTCGCGGCTCAACTTCCGCGGCCGCGACGCGCTGTTCTTCATTCTCCTGGTCGGGCTGATGTTCCCCGCGCAGGTGACGATCCTGCCGATCTATCTCGGCTATGCGCGGGTCGGGCTGCTCAACCAGCCGGTCGGGCTGGCGCTGATGTACCTGACCTCCAGCTTCGGGGTGTTCCTGATGCGGCAGTTCATGCTCAGCCAGCCCAAGGCGCTGGAAGAGGCGGCGCTGATGGATGGCGCCGGCTACCTCAAGATCTTCTGGCGCATCTCGCTGCCGCAGCTGAGGCCCGCGCTCTCGGCGCTCGGCATCATCACCTTCACCCAGACCTGGAACTACTACTTCCAGGCCAAGGTGCTGCTCGGCAAGCAGGACCAGATGACCCTGCCGCTCGCCATGGATGTGCTGCGCGGCTACATGGGCGCCGGCAACCTGTCGGTGGTCATGGCCGCCATGAGCATGTCGATCCTGCCGGTGGTGCTGCTCTTCCTCCTCGCCCAGAAATTCGTGATCGAAGGCATCACGATGAGCGGCATCAAGAACTGAGGCGTCCGGTGACCATGCCATCGGCCCACAGGTCCGGCGCGAGCCGCCCCCCACCCCTGTCCCCTCCCCACGAGGGGGAGGGAGACGCCATCACCAGCGCCAGTGTTTTGGTCTCCCTCCCCCTTGCGGGGAGGGGACAGGGGTGGGGGTCCACCATCGCCGGCGTCAATTGCCCGCACCTGAACGACAACACCAAGGATCTCAACTGAATGTGGGACGATCTCGCCTCCATCGAGCCGCGCTTTCACTATGCCGGCGAACGCTCCCGCTACATTGCCTTTCCGCTCGGCGGCATCGGGTCGGGCGGGTTGTCGATCTCGGGCAGCGGCCGGCTGATCGACTGGTCGATCCGCAACCGGCCGGCGCTGCAGGGCTATAACGGCTACTCGCATTTCGCCATCAAGGCCGAAAAGGATGGCGCGCTGCTCGATGCGCGGGTGCTCAACGGGCCCTACGATCTCAACCCCTCGGGCGCGCCGGGCCTGCGCAAGATGTTCGATGGCTTCGGCCATGGCGCCAACCGGCAGACGCTGGCCGGCGTGCCGCATTTCAAGTCGGTCGAGTTCTACGGTCGCTTCCCCACTGCCGACCTGGTGTTCGCCGATCCGCATTTCCCCGGCCAGGTGCGGCTGACGGCGCTGTCGCCGTTCATCCCGCACAATGACCGCGACAGCTCGATGCCGGTGGCGATGTTCGAGTTCGAGATCGTCAACCCGACGGCCGACGCGCTCACCTACACGCTGGCCGGCACGCTGGGCAATTACGGCTCCAACAGCGGCCGGCACAGCTTCACCCAGTCGGACGGCATCTCATCGCTGCACCTCACCTCGACCGATACCGAGCTGCCCGAGACCGACCGCGGCGACCTCACCATCGCCACCGACGCCGACGATGTCGACCATACCGACCACCATTATCGCGGCCAGTGGTTCGACGACCTGGCGGTCTACTGGAAGGAGTTCGCCCGCCCCGGCCGGCTGCCCAAGCGCCACTACGACCAGCCGCGCACCAGTCGGCACATGAGCCTGCAACCCGAACACGCGACGCTCGGCGCCCGCATCACGGTACCGGCCGGCGGCCGCAAGCGGGTCCGTTTCGTCATCTCCTGGAGCTTCCCCAAGGGCGATATCTACTGGGCCTTCCGGCCCAAGCCCGATGGGGTGATCCCGGATCGGCCGACCCCGAGCTGGACCAACTACTACGCCACCCAATGGGCGAACTCGACCGCCAGCGCCACCGAGGCGCTCAAACGCTGGGACAGCCTTGCCGCTGCCACCGTGGCCTTCCGCGACGGCCTGTTCGGCACCACGCTGCCCCCCGAGGTCAAGGACGCAGCCTCGTCGACGCTCGCGCTGCTCCGCACCGCCACGGTGATCCGGCTCGAGCAGGGCGAGCTCTGGGCGTGGGAAGGCCAGCACATCAATGACGGCTCCTGCGAGGGCTCGTGCACCCATGTGTGGAACTACCAGCAGGCGCTGGCGCATCTGTTCCCGGCGATCGAGCGGACGCTGCGCGAGACCGAACTCAGCTACAACATGCTGCCATCGGGCGGCCTGACCTTCCGCCAGAAACTGCCGCTCGGTTCGAGCTTCGACATTATCGGCCCCTGCGCCGACGGGCATTTCGGCGCCATCATCAAGACCTTCCGCGACTGGAAGCTCTCGGGCGACAGCGATTGGCTCCGTCGCTACTGGCCGCAGGTGAAGCGGGCCATCGAATATGCCTGGTCGCCGGAGAACCCCGACCGCTGGGACCCTGACGAGACCGGCATTCTCTCGGGCCGCCAGCACCAGACGCTCGACATGGAGCTGTTCGAGCCCAATTCCTGGCTCGCCTCGATGTATGTGGCGGCTCTGCTCGCCACCGCCGAGATGGCGAGGGCGATGGGCGACAACGCACTTGCGGACAAGGCCGCCCGGCTCGGCAAGGCCGGCGCCGATTACATCAACACCGAGCTCTTCAACGGCCGCTGGTTCATCCAGAAGATCGACCTCGGCGACAAATCCGTGCTCACCCCGTTCGATGTCGGCCGCGCCGCCGGTGTCTTGGCCGACGGCTTCATGGAAACCTACTGGTCCGACGAGTTCAGCGAGCTGAAATACCAGATGGGCGAAGGCTGCATCTCCGACCAGGTGCTTGGGCTGTGGCACGCCGAAGTCGCGGGGCTCGGTGCCTTCCTCGATCCCGCCAAGGTGGAAACCGCGCTTCGCTCGGTGCATCGCAACAACTTCAAGCCGAGCCTCGAGCAGCACTTCAACCCGGGCCGCAACTACGCCTACGAGGACGAGGCGGGGCTGTTGATCGCCACCTACCCCGAGGGCATCCGCCAGCCGATGGTCGCGGCGCCCTACGCCGAGGAAGTGTGGACCGGCATCGAATACATGTCGGCTTCGCACATGATCATGCACGGGCTGATCGAGGAAGGCCTGGACGTGGTCCGCGCCGCCCGCAACCGCCATGACGGCAGTCGCCGCAACCCGTGGAACGACATCGAATGCGGCTCCTACTATGCCCGCTCGATGTCGGCCTGGCAGCTGGTCAACGCCTTCTCCGGCCTCTCCGCCGATTTCGTCAGCGGCCGCGTCAGCTTCGCGCCCAAGCTGACGGGCGACTGCGAACTGTTCTGGTCGGCCGGCAACGGCTTCGGCCGGCTGAGCCGCAGCAACGGTCGGCTGCGTTTGAGCGTGCTGGGCGGCACCCTTGCGGCAAAGGAACTCGCGGTCGATGGCGTGTCCCATGGCCCCGTCAGCCTCGACGCCGGCGAAAGCCTCGAACTGGGAGCGGCAGCGTAATGGCCGGCATCCAGCTCAAGTCCGTCCGCAAGAGTTTTCAGGGTTTCGAGGTCATCCACGGCATCGACCTCGAGATCGCCGATGGCTCGTTCACGGTGTTCGTCGGCCCTTCCGGCTGCGGCAAGTCGACCTTGCTGCGGATGATGGCCGGGCTCGAGGAAATCACCGCCGGTGAGGTCCATATCGACGGGGTACGCTGCGACCACCTGCTGCCGGCGGCGCGGGGCTTCGCCATGGTGTTCCAGTCCTATGCGCTCTACCCGCATATGAGCGTCGAGCAGAACCTCAGGTTCGGGCTCGAAAACCAGAAGCTCGAAAAGCGCGAGATCGCGGCGCGGGTGCAGAAGGCCGCCGGCATCCTGCAGATCGAGCATCTGCTGGCGCGCCGGCCCAGCCAGCTCTCGGGCGGCCAGAGCCAGCGCGTCGCCATCGGCCGCGCCATCGTCAAGGAACCCAAGGCCTTCCTGTTCGACGAGCCGCTCAGCAATCTCGACGCCGAACTCAGGGTGAAGATGCGCGGCGAGCTGATCAGCCTGCATCAGCGGCTGGGCTCGACCATGATCTACGTCACCCACGACCAGGTCGAGGCGATGACCATGGCCGACCGCATCGTGGTGCTCAACCAAGGCCAGATCGAGCAGGTCGGCACTCCGGTCGAGCTCTATGCCCGGCCGCGTAACCGCTTCGTCGCCGGCTTCCTCGGCGCGCCGCCGATGAACATGCTGGCCGGCACGGTCACTGGCGGTGGCGTGCTGCTGGAGGGCGGCACACTGGTGCCGCTGCCCGGTCGCACGGTCCCGCTCGCCGAGGGCGCTCCGGTGACCCTGGGCATCCGCCCCGAGCATGTCGAAGTCCGCCCCGGCCCGCTCAAGCTCGCCGTGGCAACCACCGAGGTGCTGGGCTCCGAAACCATTGTCCACGCCACCACCGGCTCTGGCGCCCCCTTCACCGTCGCACTGCGGGGCATCAGCGGCGTCAAGGCCGGCGACAGCCTCGAGGTCGACCTCCCCGCCGCCTTCATCCACCTGTTTGACGAGGCCGGCACCACGATCGGCGCCACCGAGGACTGGCGGGCCGCGTATCTGACGTGAGGGGGCGCGGCACGTAGAGGTCGATCTTGACGCCCGCCGCCCGGTCCCTTCTCCCTCAGGGGAGAAGGTGGCGCGAAGCGCCGGTTGAGGGGTGAAGCGGCGCAACCTGCGCTCGCTGAAAAACTGAACCCCTCACCCTAGTTCCGCTACGGACCTTCGGTCCTAGCTGCACTGCCCTCTCCCCTCAGGGGAGAGGGGACGATGTGGCGAAATCAGGCGCTCCGTCACCCCTTGGTCGAGCCGCCCGCCATGCCGTCGATGAAATGCCGCTGCAGCAGCACGAACAGCATCAGGATCGGCACCACGATGATCACCGCGGCGGCCATGATCTCACCCCAGTCGCTGGAATATTGCCCGCTGAGCAGGGTGAACGCCACCACCGCGGTCATCTCACCCTTGGCCTG from Devosia sp. A16 encodes the following:
- a CDS encoding ABC transporter ATP-binding protein; this encodes MAGIQLKSVRKSFQGFEVIHGIDLEIADGSFTVFVGPSGCGKSTLLRMMAGLEEITAGEVHIDGVRCDHLLPAARGFAMVFQSYALYPHMSVEQNLRFGLENQKLEKREIAARVQKAAGILQIEHLLARRPSQLSGGQSQRVAIGRAIVKEPKAFLFDEPLSNLDAELRVKMRGELISLHQRLGSTMIYVTHDQVEAMTMADRIVVLNQGQIEQVGTPVELYARPRNRFVAGFLGAPPMNMLAGTVTGGGVLLEGGTLVPLPGRTVPLAEGAPVTLGIRPEHVEVRPGPLKLAVATTEVLGSETIVHATTGSGAPFTVALRGISGVKAGDSLEVDLPAAFIHLFDEAGTTIGATEDWRAAYLT
- a CDS encoding GH116 family glycosyl-hydrolase, coding for MWDDLASIEPRFHYAGERSRYIAFPLGGIGSGGLSISGSGRLIDWSIRNRPALQGYNGYSHFAIKAEKDGALLDARVLNGPYDLNPSGAPGLRKMFDGFGHGANRQTLAGVPHFKSVEFYGRFPTADLVFADPHFPGQVRLTALSPFIPHNDRDSSMPVAMFEFEIVNPTADALTYTLAGTLGNYGSNSGRHSFTQSDGISSLHLTSTDTELPETDRGDLTIATDADDVDHTDHHYRGQWFDDLAVYWKEFARPGRLPKRHYDQPRTSRHMSLQPEHATLGARITVPAGGRKRVRFVISWSFPKGDIYWAFRPKPDGVIPDRPTPSWTNYYATQWANSTASATEALKRWDSLAAATVAFRDGLFGTTLPPEVKDAASSTLALLRTATVIRLEQGELWAWEGQHINDGSCEGSCTHVWNYQQALAHLFPAIERTLRETELSYNMLPSGGLTFRQKLPLGSSFDIIGPCADGHFGAIIKTFRDWKLSGDSDWLRRYWPQVKRAIEYAWSPENPDRWDPDETGILSGRQHQTLDMELFEPNSWLASMYVAALLATAEMARAMGDNALADKAARLGKAGADYINTELFNGRWFIQKIDLGDKSVLTPFDVGRAAGVLADGFMETYWSDEFSELKYQMGEGCISDQVLGLWHAEVAGLGAFLDPAKVETALRSVHRNNFKPSLEQHFNPGRNYAYEDEAGLLIATYPEGIRQPMVAAPYAEEVWTGIEYMSASHMIMHGLIEEGLDVVRAARNRHDGSRRNPWNDIECGSYYARSMSAWQLVNAFSGLSADFVSGRVSFAPKLTGDCELFWSAGNGFGRLSRSNGRLRLSVLGGTLAAKELAVDGVSHGPVSLDAGESLELGAAA